Proteins from one bacterium genomic window:
- a CDS encoding M67 family metallopeptidase, whose translation MKINKAYLSEMVQHCQKDYPNEACGILAGKDGKIEKIYRMTNADKSSKTFFMDPKEQLKVMKEIRNLGLEMVGIYHSHPETEAYPSAHDVELAFYPEVSYVIVSLKDKNSPNIRPFKIEEGKITEEELKIEATNNES comes from the coding sequence ATGAAGATAAACAAAGCCTATCTTTCGGAGATGGTTCAACACTGCCAGAAAGATTATCCTAACGAAGCCTGCGGAATACTGGCAGGTAAAGATGGAAAGATAGAGAAAATTTACAGGATGACCAACGCAGATAAAAGCTCAAAGACATTCTTTATGGATCCGAAAGAACAACTTAAAGTGATGAAGGAAATAAGAAATTTGGGACTGGAAATGGTGGGGATATATCACTCCCATCCTGAAACAGAGGCATATCCTTCTGCACATGATGTGGAATTGGCTTTTTATCCTGAGGTATCTTATGTGATCGTTTCATTAAAAGATAAAAATAGTCCGAATATTAGACCATTTAAGATTGAGGAAGGAAAGATTACTGAAGAGGAATTGAAGATAGAGGCAACTAACAATGAGAGTTAA
- a CDS encoding DUF2061 domain-containing protein, whose translation MANAVDTRLRSWVKSIIWRIIGIVILGILAWLFTRDLKETTLITITFHTIRLVLYYYHERIWERIAWGRNTSKSPEYNI comes from the coding sequence ATGGCAAATGCAGTTGATACCAGATTACGCTCCTGGGTCAAGTCAATTATTTGGAGAATTATAGGTATAGTGATACTGGGTATTCTGGCTTGGTTGTTCACGCGGGATTTGAAAGAAACAACACTGATAACTATTACATTTCACACAATTAGGCTTGTGCTTTACTACTATCATGAAAGAATATGGGAAAGAATAGCTTGGGGGAGGAATACATCGAAGTCACCGGAATATAATATCTGA